A region of Zeugodacus cucurbitae isolate PBARC_wt_2022May chromosome 5, idZeuCucr1.2, whole genome shotgun sequence DNA encodes the following proteins:
- the LOC105210659 gene encoding jerky protein homolog-like: MSVVYKANKNSWMTYLFFEDWFHHTFVPEVREFLESKGLPKKALLVLDNAPCHPKGNEMKRDDGMISVMCLPPNCTAILQPMDQNVINLTKVYYKKGFWSFKTTHLKEKIKEFNLRHAICLLASPWEKVSASSIRKCWNMLMKLDVEEKDQLLCNLLTHAFSGLRKTIFQ, from the exons atgtCCGTTGTCTACAAGGCTAACAAGAACTCGTGGAtgacttatttgtttttcgaaGACTGGTTTCATCATACGTTTGTTCCTGAG GTACGCGAATTTCTAGAATCCAAGGGACTTCCCAAAAAAGCTCTATTGGTCTTGGATAACGCCCCGTGTCATCCCAAAGGCAATGAGATGAAAAGAGATGATGGAATGATATCCGTTATGTGTCTTCCACCTAACTGTACTGCGATTCTCCAACCAATGGaccaaaatgttattaatttaacaaaagtCTATTACAAAAAAGGCTTTTGGAGCTTTAAAACCACTCatctgaaagaaaaaataaaggaattcAATTTAAGACATGCTATCTGTCTTCTTGCAAGTCCATGGGAAAAAGTGTCAGCAAGCTCCATTCGCAAGTGCTGGAATATGTTAATGAAACTAGATGTTGAGGAAAAGGATCAGTTGCTATGCAATCTTTTAACACATGCATTCAGTGGGCTGAGGAAAACGATATtccaataa